One genomic region from Pseudanabaena sp. BC1403 encodes:
- a CDS encoding alpha/beta fold hydrolase, protein MSDPTWYHDTIDTNGIKLHYVTQGEGALMLFLHGFPEFWYSWRHQIPEFAKDYKVVAVDLRGYNDSDKPQAQSAYVMSEFVEDVKCVIEGLGYESCVLVGHDWGGAIAWSFAYAYPELVSRLIVMNLPHPAKFAAGLKTPQQMLKSWYIAFFQIPFLPEFLIQLDDYRLIGEAFRGMAINQSAFTDADIEQYKNAFAKRGALTSAINYYRNLPNNLSQKKVWGMLKMPTLMIWGEEDRALGKELTYGTEEYVLDLRIRYIPNCSHWVQQEQPQLVNQMMREFLDEVKLSKSPKSPNSGGL, encoded by the coding sequence ATGAGCGACCCAACTTGGTATCACGATACGATTGATACGAATGGCATAAAATTGCACTATGTCACACAGGGCGAAGGTGCACTGATGTTGTTTTTGCATGGATTCCCAGAATTTTGGTACTCATGGCGGCATCAAATCCCTGAGTTTGCGAAGGATTATAAGGTTGTGGCTGTTGATCTGCGGGGTTATAACGATAGCGATAAACCACAGGCTCAATCTGCTTATGTGATGTCCGAGTTTGTGGAAGATGTCAAATGTGTAATTGAAGGTTTGGGCTATGAAAGTTGTGTTCTTGTTGGTCATGATTGGGGAGGGGCGATCGCATGGTCTTTTGCTTATGCCTATCCTGAGTTGGTGAGTCGTTTGATTGTGATGAATTTGCCGCATCCTGCTAAGTTTGCGGCTGGGCTAAAGACTCCGCAGCAGATGCTCAAGAGTTGGTATATTGCGTTCTTCCAAATTCCGTTTTTGCCTGAGTTCTTGATTCAGTTGGATGATTATCGGCTGATTGGGGAGGCTTTTCGTGGGATGGCGATCAATCAGAGTGCTTTTACGGATGCGGATATTGAGCAGTATAAGAATGCTTTTGCTAAGCGTGGTGCTTTGACTAGTGCGATTAATTACTATCGCAATCTACCTAATAATCTATCTCAGAAGAAGGTGTGGGGTATGCTGAAGATGCCGACTTTGATGATTTGGGGTGAGGAGGATCGGGCTTTGGGTAAGGAGCTTACTTATGGGACGGAGGAGTATGTGTTGGATTTGCGGATTCGCTATATTCCTAATTGCAGTCATTGGGTGCAGCAGGAACAACCGCAGTTGGTCAATCAAATGATGCGTGAGTTTTTGGATGAGGTGAAGTTATCTAAGTCCCCTAAATCCCCCAATTCTGGGGGGCTTTGA
- a CDS encoding tetratricopeptide repeat protein, with the protein MNLKSRKGDVRASRFYALAFVALTGILGMVSPPDLDLMTAQAQRTQDREAEADRLINQGTQQRRIGQFESALQSYQQALIIYREIKFRQGELWALGGIGNVYNNLGKYDKAIEYQLQSLAITQELKDRLGEGAALGNLGIAYYFLGKYDKAIEFQLQSLAITRELKDRLGEGHSLGNLGIAYDSLGKYDKAIESQLQSLAIKRELKDRNGEGNSLGGLGNAYYSLGKYDKAIEFHLQSLAIAREIKNRLGEGQTLGNLGTTYRNLGKYDKAIEFHLQSLAISREIKDRLGEGAALGNLGTAHRNLGKYDKAIEFFLQSLAITREIKDRLGEGKALNNLAVAYEKLNRDQEAMISYQQSLTIAREIGNRSDEGLALSNLGNVLSKAKRPELAILFYKQSINVREAIRKDINKLDKDIQKSYLATVEDTYRNLADLLLKQDRILEAQQVLDLLKVEELNEYLRIPTRSSQTEQGTELRTPEKTFIALALELDGLQKRKLVNNITAAEQVRLNQLVKSEQEQQNQFIAFLDSDPVQTLVDELRLKERQQNVDITNNFQKIRSSILKQYPNAVLLYPLILEDRLELILLTAKTTPIRRTINIKREKLNQEIADFLAGLRDSGSEDVKKPAQQMYTWLIKPFETELAELKIDTIIYAPDGQLRYIPLAALHDGKQWLIEKYRVNNITAASLMDFNKPPIATPKIFAGAFGNVNKQGFSGLPATLTEVKKIADRFPNTTTLVETAFTKELTTTNSNSYTILHLATHGQLSTGDPKDSFIIFGDGEKATIKDIRSWALTNVDLVVLSACQSGLGAKLGSGVEILGLGYQMQAAGARVAIASLWKVDDAGTQALMEAFYGELKKGDVSIVEALRRAQIAMINSDKMATNNSDRAGVRVVGTVPSSSTLSHPYYWSAFFAIGNGL; encoded by the coding sequence ATGAATCTGAAATCTCGCAAAGGTGATGTTAGGGCTTCTCGTTTTTATGCATTGGCGTTTGTGGCTCTGACTGGGATTTTGGGCATGGTGTCGCCGCCTGATTTGGATTTGATGACGGCACAGGCACAAAGGACTCAAGACCGCGAAGCAGAGGCAGATCGGCTGATTAATCAAGGGACTCAGCAAAGAAGAATCGGTCAGTTTGAGTCAGCATTGCAGTCATATCAACAAGCTCTGATTATCTATCGCGAAATTAAATTTAGGCAAGGAGAACTGTGGGCATTAGGAGGAATAGGAAACGTTTACAATAACCTCGGCAAATATGACAAAGCGATCGAGTACCAATTGCAAAGCTTAGCGATCACGCAGGAACTCAAAGACCGTCTCGGTGAGGGAGCAGCGCTGGGAAATCTGGGAATCGCTTACTATTTCCTCGGCAAATATGACAAAGCGATTGAGTTCCAACTGCAAAGCTTAGCGATCACGCGGGAACTCAAAGACCGTCTCGGTGAGGGACACTCACTGGGGAATCTGGGAATCGCTTACGATTCTCTCGGCAAATATGACAAAGCGATCGAGTCCCAACTGCAAAGCTTAGCGATCAAGCGGGAACTCAAAGACCGTAACGGTGAGGGAAACTCACTGGGAGGTCTGGGAAACGCTTATTATTCCCTCGGAAAATATGACAAAGCGATCGAGTTCCATCTGCAAAGCTTAGCGATCGCGCGGGAAATTAAAAACCGTCTCGGTGAGGGACAAACGCTGGGAAATCTGGGAACCACTTACCGAAACCTCGGAAAATATGACAAAGCGATCGAGTTCCATCTGCAAAGCTTAGCGATTTCGCGGGAAATCAAAGACCGTCTCGGTGAGGGAGCAGCGCTGGGAAATCTGGGAACCGCTCACCGAAACCTCGGAAAATATGACAAAGCGATCGAGTTCTTTCTGCAAAGCTTAGCGATCACGCGGGAAATCAAAGACCGTCTCGGTGAGGGAAAGGCTCTGAATAATTTAGCAGTTGCCTACGAAAAACTAAATCGCGATCAAGAAGCAATGATTTCTTATCAGCAATCATTGACCATTGCTAGAGAGATCGGCAATAGAAGTGACGAAGGTTTAGCTCTCTCAAATCTAGGAAATGTATTATCCAAAGCAAAGCGTCCCGAATTAGCAATTCTCTTTTACAAACAATCGATCAACGTCCGCGAAGCGATCCGCAAAGACATCAACAAACTCGATAAAGACATCCAAAAATCCTATTTAGCCACAGTCGAAGACACCTATCGCAATCTTGCCGACTTACTTCTCAAACAAGACCGCATCCTCGAAGCCCAACAAGTCCTCGACCTGCTCAAAGTCGAAGAACTCAACGAATACCTCCGCATCCCCACCCGCAGCAGCCAAACCGAGCAAGGAACAGAACTGCGAACTCCAGAAAAAACCTTCATCGCCCTTGCCCTAGAACTCGACGGACTGCAAAAGCGTAAACTCGTCAATAACATCACCGCCGCCGAACAAGTAAGACTGAATCAACTTGTCAAATCTGAACAAGAACAACAAAATCAATTCATCGCCTTTCTCGATAGCGATCCCGTTCAAACCCTAGTCGATGAACTGCGCCTCAAGGAAAGACAACAAAACGTCGATATTACCAACAACTTTCAAAAGATCCGCAGCAGCATTCTTAAACAATATCCCAACGCTGTCCTCCTCTATCCCCTCATCCTCGAAGACCGTCTCGAACTAATTCTGCTTACCGCCAAAACCACACCGATCCGCCGCACCATCAACATCAAACGCGAAAAGCTGAATCAAGAAATTGCAGATTTTCTAGCAGGACTCAGAGACTCAGGCTCCGAAGATGTCAAAAAACCTGCACAGCAAATGTATACATGGCTGATCAAACCCTTTGAAACAGAACTAGCCGAACTAAAAATCGACACAATCATCTATGCTCCCGATGGACAATTGCGCTATATTCCCCTCGCGGCTCTCCACGATGGCAAACAATGGCTCATCGAAAAATATCGCGTCAACAACATCACTGCCGCATCTTTGATGGATTTTAATAAACCACCGATCGCCACACCCAAGATCTTTGCTGGAGCCTTTGGTAACGTCAATAAACAAGGCTTCTCAGGACTACCCGCCACCCTCACCGAAGTCAAAAAAATCGCCGATCGCTTTCCCAATACCACCACCCTTGTCGAAACCGCTTTCACCAAAGAATTAACCACCACCAACTCCAATTCCTACACCATTCTCCACTTAGCGACTCATGGACAACTCTCCACTGGTGATCCCAAAGATTCTTTCATTATCTTTGGCGATGGCGAAAAAGCGACAATTAAAGATATTCGCTCATGGGCTTTAACCAATGTGGATTTAGTGGTGTTAAGTGCCTGTCAGTCAGGACTTGGAGCCAAGTTAGGTTCAGGAGTTGAGATCCTCGGTTTAGGCTATCAAATGCAAGCCGCAGGAGCCAGAGTTGCGATCGCCTCACTCTGGAAAGTCGATGATGCGGGTACTCAAGCTTTAATGGAAGCTTTTTATGGTGAACTAAAAAAAGGCGATGTCTCCATTGTCGAAGCATTACGCAGAGCGCAGATTGCGATGATTAATAGCGACAAGATGGCAACAAATAATAGCGATCGAGCTGGCGTTAGAGTTGTGGGAACTGTGCCAAGTTCCTCGACATTATCCCATCCCTACTACTGGTCAGCATTTTTTGCGATCGGTAATGGGTTATAA
- a CDS encoding tetratricopeptide repeat protein — translation MNLRSRYGQSLSAISLVVCPLLVSVVTLPEVVFGAEVQELRSHLGLVAQATTARKAEIDRLRRLGNQQYSKRQYREAFQSWEQSLQIYREIGDLYGEATLLNNLGLAYNNIGQYQKAIDFYQQSLAIFKKTGNHNGETTSLNNLGLAYNNIGQYQKAIDFYQQSLAIKKQIGDRNGEATSFNNLGAAYNHLGQYQKAIDFYQQSLEIFKKIGDPNGEATSLNNLAAAYRSLGQYQNAIDFYQQSLEIFKKVGNRRGEATSINSLGTVYNYLGQYQKAIGFYQQSLEIRKKIGDRNGQATSLGNLGTAYKYLGQYQKSIDFYLQSLAINKEIGDRNGEATSLNNLGLVYNDIGKYEKAIDFYLQSLVITKQIRYRNGEATSLGNLGGTYNYLGQYQKAIDFYLQSLAITKQIGDRNGEARSLNNLGLAYRYLGQYQKAIDFYLQSLAIQKEIGYRSGEGTSLNNLGLVYNDIGQYEKAIDFYLQSLAVQKEIGYRSGEGTTVNNLGLAYNYLGQYQKAIDFFQESLVISKQVGNRDGEGLSLSNLGGLFVKRKQPELAILFYKQSINVREAIRKDIRKLDQDIQKSYLNTVEGSYRRLADLLLKQGRIMEALQVLDLLKVQELQDFFKDVKGNEKTAQGIELLNEEKEFWQSYSKQNIDLTTANTPQILQQLRQTAPAQNIKLAAYKDLQTRLQKLGSNSALLYPLILEDRLELVLFVPNAPPISRTVKVTQAELIKVAEQFREDIQKPNSLAVLDPANKLYNWMIEPIANDLKQANIQTIIYAPDGVMRHVPLAALYDGKQWLVEKYRINYITALSLTNIDPQIQQAPRILAGAFTDRSGIVKIGDKNISFSSLPAALPEVENLVTNFPNTTKLVDKDFNRKAIASDNLNQYNIIHFATHAHLVAGSPEDSFVLLNNNEYVTLRQVKDWKLPNVGLAVFSACQTALGGKLSSGIEIIGFGYQLQQAQARASIATLWEISDGGTQALMGKFYERMKLTSSSAEALQQAQIDLIRSNGKSTDEKRAGVRITWQGIKPEIESQLNHPYYWAPFILIGNGF, via the coding sequence ATGAATCTACGCTCACGCTACGGACAGTCATTGTCGGCTATTTCTCTGGTTGTTTGTCCTTTGTTGGTGTCTGTTGTGACTTTGCCAGAGGTTGTTTTTGGGGCTGAGGTGCAGGAGTTAAGATCGCATTTGGGGTTGGTGGCACAGGCAACGACGGCGCGCAAAGCCGAGATAGATCGTCTGAGACGGTTGGGAAATCAGCAGTATTCTAAGAGGCAGTATCGTGAAGCATTTCAATCATGGGAACAATCCCTACAAATTTATCGAGAAATTGGCGATCTCTATGGTGAGGCAACGTTACTCAATAATTTGGGACTTGCATACAATAATATTGGACAGTATCAAAAGGCGATTGATTTCTATCAGCAATCCTTAGCGATCTTCAAGAAAACAGGCAATCATAATGGAGAGACAACGTCTCTCAATAATTTGGGACTTGCATACAATAATATTGGACAGTATCAAAAGGCGATTGATTTCTATCAGCAATCCTTAGCAATCAAAAAGCAAATCGGCGATCGCAATGGCGAGGCAACGTCATTTAATAATTTAGGTGCTGCATATAACCATCTCGGACAGTATCAAAAGGCGATTGATTTCTATCAGCAATCCTTAGAGATTTTTAAGAAAATCGGCGATCCTAATGGTGAGGCAACTTCACTAAATAATTTGGCTGCTGCATATAGATCTCTTGGACAGTATCAGAATGCGATTGATTTCTATCAGCAATCCTTGGAGATTTTTAAGAAAGTCGGCAATCGAAGGGGGGAGGCAACTTCGATCAATAGTTTAGGTACTGTATACAACTATCTTGGACAGTACCAGAAAGCAATTGGTTTCTATCAGCAATCCTTAGAGATCCGAAAGAAAATAGGCGATCGTAACGGGCAGGCAACATCTCTCGGTAATTTGGGTACTGCATATAAATATCTTGGACAATATCAGAAGTCGATTGATTTTTATCTGCAATCCTTAGCAATCAACAAAGAAATTGGTGATCGTAATGGTGAGGCAACTTCACTTAATAATTTGGGACTTGTATACAATGATATCGGAAAATATGAGAAGGCAATTGATTTTTATCTGCAATCTTTGGTAATCACAAAACAAATCAGATATCGCAATGGTGAGGCAACATCTCTCGGTAATTTGGGTGGTACATACAATTACCTTGGACAGTATCAGAAGGCAATTGATTTTTATCTACAATCTTTGGCAATCACAAAACAAATTGGTGATCGAAATGGTGAAGCAAGGTCACTCAACAATTTAGGACTTGCCTATAGATATCTTGGACAGTATCAGAAAGCAATTGATTTTTATCTGCAATCTTTGGCGATCCAAAAGGAAATTGGCTATCGTAGCGGTGAGGGAACTTCACTTAATAATTTGGGACTTGTATACAATGATATCGGACAATATGAGAAGGCAATTGATTTTTATCTGCAATCTTTGGCAGTACAAAAGGAAATTGGCTATCGTAGTGGTGAGGGAACGACAGTTAATAATTTAGGACTTGCATACAACTACCTTGGACAGTATCAGAAGGCAATTGATTTCTTTCAGGAATCTCTGGTAATTTCAAAGCAAGTCGGCAATCGTGACGGGGAAGGTCTATCTCTTAGTAATCTAGGTGGATTATTTGTAAAAAGAAAACAACCTGAACTTGCCATTCTCTTTTACAAACAATCGATCAACGTCCGCGAAGCAATCCGCAAAGATATTCGCAAACTCGATCAAGATATCCAGAAATCCTATTTAAACACTGTTGAAGGTTCCTATCGCCGCCTTGCCGATCTCCTCCTCAAACAAGGACGAATCATGGAAGCATTACAAGTCCTTGACCTCCTCAAAGTCCAAGAACTCCAAGACTTTTTCAAAGATGTCAAAGGCAACGAAAAAACTGCCCAAGGCATTGAACTACTCAACGAAGAAAAAGAATTTTGGCAGAGCTATAGCAAACAGAACATTGACTTGACCACAGCCAACACCCCGCAAATCTTGCAACAACTCCGCCAAACCGCCCCAGCCCAAAACATCAAACTCGCCGCCTACAAAGACCTGCAAACCAGACTCCAAAAACTAGGCTCCAACTCCGCACTCCTCTATCCCCTCATTCTCGAAGACCGCCTCGAACTCGTTCTCTTTGTCCCCAACGCACCACCGATTAGCCGCACTGTCAAAGTCACCCAAGCAGAACTAATCAAAGTAGCCGAACAATTTCGCGAAGACATCCAAAAGCCAAACTCCTTAGCAGTCCTAGATCCAGCTAATAAACTCTATAACTGGATGATCGAACCGATCGCTAATGACCTCAAACAAGCCAACATCCAAACGATCATCTATGCCCCAGACGGCGTAATGCGTCATGTTCCCCTTGCTGCCCTCTACGATGGCAAACAATGGCTGGTGGAAAAATATCGCATCAACTACATCACCGCCCTCAGCCTCACCAACATCGACCCACAAATCCAACAAGCCCCGCGCATCCTCGCAGGAGCCTTCACCGATCGCAGTGGCATTGTGAAAATTGGCGATAAAAATATTTCCTTTAGTTCTCTTCCCGCCGCTCTACCTGAAGTCGAGAATCTGGTTACCAACTTTCCTAATACCACCAAACTAGTTGACAAAGATTTCAATCGAAAGGCGATCGCATCCGACAATCTCAACCAATACAACATCATCCACTTTGCCACCCATGCCCACCTCGTCGCAGGTTCGCCCGAAGACTCTTTTGTCTTGCTGAATAACAATGAATATGTGACTCTGCGACAGGTTAAGGATTGGAAATTACCCAACGTCGGACTAGCAGTATTTAGCGCCTGTCAGACTGCTTTAGGCGGCAAATTAAGTAGCGGTATTGAAATCATCGGCTTTGGCTATCAGTTACAACAGGCTCAAGCGAGAGCTTCAATTGCCACCCTTTGGGAAATCAGCGATGGTGGTACACAAGCTTTGATGGGCAAGTTTTATGAAAGGATGAAACTCACCAGTTCTTCGGCGGAGGCGCTACAGCAAGCTCAGATTGACCTAATCCGCAGCAATGGCAAAAGTACTGACGAAAAACGCGCTGGTGTGCGAATTACTTGGCAAGGCATCAAACCAGAAATCGAAAGCCAACTCAATCATCCCTATTACTGGGCTCCTTTTATCCTGATTGGGAATGGATTTTAG
- a CDS encoding tetratricopeptide repeat protein has translation MSLKSFSFRSLAGGVLATLVLSIAPISFSALYFLEPIAAQTTQDRKTEADRLIQQGLQLSRTSRYREAIQVLESALGIYRDIKERNGEATSLLGLGLQYNNLGQYQKAIDFYQQSLSIRKQIGDRNGEAASLNNLGGAYYSLGQYQKAIDFYQQSLSIRKQIGDRNGEAASLNNLGGAYYSLGQYQKAIDFYQQSLSIRKQIGDRNGEAASLNNLGGAYYSLGQYQKAIDFYQQSLSIRKQIGDRNGEAASLNNLGGAYYSLGQYQKAIDFYQQSLSIRKQIGDRNGEAASLNNLGGAYYSLGQYQKAIDFLQQSLPIVKQIGNRYGEAKLLNNLGGAYGSLGQYQKAIDFYQQSLSIQKRIGDRNGEATSLSNLGGAYDNLGQYQKAIDFFQQSLSIKKQIGDRNGEATSLNNLGLAYRSLGQYQKAIDFYQQSLAIQKQIGDRNGEAASLNNLGLAYDNLGQYQKAIDFYQQSLPIFKQIGGRNGESRSLNNLGSAYGSLGQYQKAIDFHQQSLAIQKQIGDRNGEAKSLNNLGSTYHSLGQYQKAIDFYQQSLAIQKQIGDRNGEATSLNNLGIAYNSLGQYQKSINFYQQSLPILKQIGDRNSEATSLNNLGSLFAQQKQTELAILFYKQTINVREAIRKDISKLDKNLQKSYLSTVEYTYRDLADTLLLQDRIIEALQVLDLLKVQELEDYLKNIKGSDRSAQGVRLLAPEKALSDKLLAVSPDNSKDINNQLANQIQQLPKTEINKVPDYLNQIPQGTVLLYPFILGDRLEIILFSPNNLPIRRTVKISKDQLQELVTDFRAGLQNNGYADVKIPAAKLYDLLIKPIEAELLQFKADTILYAPDGQLRYVPLAALYDGKQWLIEKYRISNLIAYTLTDFTANPKKQPSILAGAYGNVNHKTGEATLSPLPATITEVQAIANSFTNSVTFIEDKFSRQAIESQLKNYNILHLATHAEFNTGVPDNSFIIFGNGDKIRLNEITDWQIPNINLIILSACQTGLGKLGEGVEILGFGYQVQKAGAKNAIASLWKVDDAGTQALMDAFYAELKKGDVSIVEALRRAQIAMINSDKKGTGSDRAGIRIVGTVPTSSTLSHPYYWSAFFAIGNGL, from the coding sequence ATGAGTCTGAAATCGTTTAGTTTTAGATCGCTGGCAGGTGGTGTCCTTGCAACGTTGGTTTTATCCATTGCCCCAATTTCTTTTTCTGCGCTCTATTTTCTAGAACCTATTGCTGCTCAAACAACACAAGACCGTAAAACAGAGGCAGATCGCCTAATCCAGCAAGGGCTTCAGTTATCCCGAACCAGTCGCTATCGAGAAGCTATTCAAGTACTTGAATCGGCTCTAGGGATCTATCGCGATATTAAGGAGCGCAATGGTGAAGCAACGTCACTTCTTGGTTTAGGATTACAATACAATAATCTCGGACAGTACCAGAAAGCGATTGATTTCTATCAGCAATCTTTATCGATCCGAAAGCAAATTGGTGATCGCAATGGTGAAGCAGCGTCTCTCAATAATCTGGGTGGTGCATACTACAGTCTCGGACAGTACCAGAAAGCGATTGATTTCTATCAGCAATCCTTATCGATCCGAAAGCAAATTGGTGATCGCAATGGTGAAGCAGCGTCTCTCAATAATCTGGGTGGTGCATACTACAGTCTCGGACAGTACCAGAAAGCGATTGATTTCTATCAGCAATCTTTATCGATCCGAAAGCAAATTGGTGATCGCAATGGTGAAGCAGCGTCTCTCAATAATCTGGGTGGTGCATACTACAGTCTCGGACAGTACCAGAAAGCGATTGATTTCTATCAGCAATCCTTATCGATCCGAAAGCAAATTGGTGATCGCAATGGTGAAGCAGCGTCTCTCAATAATCTGGGTGGTGCATACTACAGTCTCGGACAGTACCAGAAAGCGATTGATTTCTATCAGCAATCCTTATCGATCCGAAAGCAAATTGGTGATCGCAATGGTGAAGCAGCGTCTCTCAATAATCTGGGTGGTGCATACTACAGTCTCGGACAGTACCAGAAGGCAATTGATTTCCTTCAACAATCCTTACCAATTGTAAAGCAAATCGGCAATCGCTATGGTGAAGCAAAGTTACTCAATAATCTGGGTGGTGCATACGGAAGTCTCGGACAGTACCAGAAAGCGATTGATTTCTATCAGCAATCCTTATCGATCCAAAAGCGAATCGGCGATCGCAATGGTGAAGCAACGTCACTTAGTAATCTAGGTGGTGCATACGACAATCTCGGACAGTATCAAAAAGCAATTGATTTCTTTCAGCAATCCTTATCGATCAAAAAGCAAATCGGTGATCGCAATGGTGAAGCAACGTCTCTCAATAATCTGGGACTTGCATACAGAAGTCTCGGACAGTACCAGAAAGCAATTGATTTCTACCAGCAATCCTTAGCGATCCAAAAGCAAATCGGTGATCGCAATGGTGAAGCCGCGTCTCTCAATAATTTGGGACTTGCATACGACAATCTCGGACAGTATCAAAAAGCAATTGATTTCTACCAGCAATCTTTACCAATCTTTAAGCAAATCGGCGGTCGCAATGGTGAATCAAGGTCTCTCAATAATCTGGGCAGTGCATACGGTAGTCTCGGACAGTATCAAAAAGCAATTGATTTCCATCAGCAATCCTTAGCGATCCAAAAGCAAATCGGTGATCGCAATGGTGAAGCAAAGTCTCTCAATAATCTTGGCAGTACATACCATAGTCTCGGACAGTACCAGAAAGCGATTGATTTCTATCAGCAATCCTTAGCGATCCAAAAGCAAATCGGCGATCGCAATGGTGAAGCAACGTCTCTCAATAATTTGGGAATTGCGTATAACAGTCTCGGACAGTACCAGAAAAGCATAAATTTTTATCAGCAGTCCTTACCTATCTTGAAGCAAATTGGTGATCGCAATAGTGAAGCAACGTCTCTCAATAATCTGGGATCGCTATTTGCTCAACAAAAACAAACCGAACTCGCAATCCTCTTTTACAAACAAACAATCAACGTCCGCGAAGCAATCCGCAAAGACATCAGCAAACTCGATAAAAACCTGCAAAAATCCTATCTATCCACAGTCGAATATACCTATCGCGACCTCGCCGATACCCTCCTCCTACAAGACCGCATCATCGAAGCCCTACAAGTTCTCGATCTTCTCAAAGTCCAAGAACTCGAAGACTACCTCAAAAACATCAAAGGCAGCGACAGATCGGCGCAAGGTGTCAGACTTTTAGCACCAGAGAAAGCCCTTAGCGATAAGCTGTTAGCGGTTAGCCCTGACAACAGCAAAGACATCAACAATCAACTTGCCAATCAAATCCAACAACTTCCCAAAACCGAAATCAACAAAGTTCCCGACTATCTCAACCAGATCCCGCAGGGAACCGTATTACTCTATCCATTCATCCTAGGCGATCGCCTCGAAATCATCCTCTTCTCACCCAACAACCTCCCCATCCGCCGCACCGTCAAAATCTCCAAAGATCAACTCCAAGAATTAGTCACAGACTTTAGAGCAGGACTGCAAAATAACGGCTACGCAGATGTCAAAATACCCGCCGCCAAACTCTACGATCTGCTGATAAAACCCATCGAAGCCGAACTGCTCCAATTCAAAGCCGACACTATCCTTTATGCACCCGATGGACAACTACGCTATGTTCCTCTCGCAGCCCTCTATGACGGCAAACAATGGCTCATCGAGAAATATCGCATTAGTAACCTCATCGCCTATACCCTCACCGACTTCACCGCCAACCCCAAGAAACAACCCAGCATCCTCGCAGGAGCCTATGGCAACGTCAATCACAAAACTGGCGAAGCAACATTATCACCCTTACCAGCCACCATCACAGAAGTCCAAGCGATCGCCAACTCATTCACCAACTCAGTTACCTTTATCGAAGACAAATTTAGTCGTCAAGCGATCGAATCTCAACTCAAAAATTATAATATTTTGCACCTCGCCACCCATGCCGAATTTAACACAGGTGTACCAGACAACTCCTTTATCATCTTCGGCAATGGCGACAAAATCCGCCTCAACGAAATCACCGATTGGCAAATCCCCAATATCAATTTGATCATCTTGAGTGCCTGTCAGACTGGACTCGGCAAACTCGGTGAAGGGGTAGAAATCTTAGGCTTTGGCTATCAAGTCCAAAAAGCAGGAGCCAAAAATGCGATCGCCTCTCTCTGGAAAGTTGATGATGCTGGTACACAAGCCCTCATGGATGCTTTTTATGCAGAACTAAAAAAAGGCGATGTCTCGATTGTGGAAGCATTACGCAGAGCACAGATTGCGATGATTAATAGCGACAAGAAGGGGACAGGTAGCGATCGCGCTGGAATTAGAATCGTGGGAACAGTGCCAACTTCCTCGACATTATCCCATCCTTATTATTGGTCAGCATTTTTTGCAATCGGTAATGGATTGTAA
- a CDS encoding HD-GYP domain-containing protein, whose amino-acid sequence MSYYALYEQLQELQQTLPPIADIINRLDPETRQHSERLALAAQQFGEYLALPKRDRQLLVWGAYIHDIGKSAIPLEILLKPAKLTVSEHQVIKEHTEIGESLCPLPDSMREVAQIIRHHHELWNGCGYPDRLIGEEIPYLVRIVQILDVYDALTHKRCYKRAYSSMEAIGILLIETTKGYYQPELIAEFMTFKEIEDHFGDRSSIVESMMHTNMSNRAMYDMEYTLNISEEIVAQSLQNWQHPFACQSDAISIG is encoded by the coding sequence ATGAGCTACTACGCCCTCTACGAACAATTACAAGAACTTCAACAAACATTACCCCCGATCGCAGATATCATCAACCGCCTTGATCCAGAGACAAGACAACATAGTGAACGCCTCGCACTCGCCGCTCAACAATTTGGCGAATACCTTGCACTCCCAAAACGCGATCGCCAACTACTTGTATGGGGCGCATATATCCATGACATCGGCAAAAGTGCCATTCCTTTGGAGATTCTCCTTAAACCTGCGAAATTGACCGTCTCTGAACATCAAGTCATTAAAGAACATACAGAGATTGGTGAAAGCCTCTGTCCATTGCCAGACTCAATGCGTGAAGTTGCCCAGATCATTCGTCATCACCATGAGCTATGGAATGGCTGTGGCTACCCCGATCGCCTAATTGGTGAAGAGATTCCTTATTTAGTGAGGATCGTGCAGATTCTTGATGTTTATGACGCATTAACCCATAAACGTTGCTACAAACGCGCCTACTCATCAATGGAAGCGATCGGGATTTTACTGATCGAAACCACCAAAGGCTACTATCAGCCAGAATTGATCGCCGAGTTTATGACCTTTAAGGAAATAGAAGATCATTTCGGCGATCGCTCAAGTATTGTAGAGTCGATGATGCATACAAATATGAGCAATAGAGCCATGTATGACATGGAATATACTCTCAATATATCTGAAGAGATCGTGGCACAAAGCTTACAAAATTGGCAGCATCCTTTCGCTTGTCAAAGTGATGCAATTAGCATAGGTTGA